One region of Anoplopoma fimbria isolate UVic2021 breed Golden Eagle Sablefish chromosome 10, Afim_UVic_2022, whole genome shotgun sequence genomic DNA includes:
- the ubp1 gene encoding upstream-binding protein 1 isoform X1 translates to MAWVLKMDDASIESGLVHDFDASLSGIGQELGAGAYSMSDVLALPIFKQEDSSLPPESETKNPPFQYVLCAATSPAIKLHDETLTYLNQGQSYEVRMLDNRKPEELPELTNKMVKSIVRVVFHDRRLQYTEHQQLEGWKWNRPGDRLLDIDIPMSVGIVEPKTHPSQLNAAEFLWDMNKRTSVFVQVHCISTEFTPRKHGGEKGVPFRIQFDTFAQGDVGEYTEHLHSASCQIKVFKPKGADRKQKTDREKMEKRTPQEKEKYQPSYDTTILSETRLEPIIEDAGDHELKKSSKRTLPADCGDSLAKRGSCSPWPDAYVSPNQAATPSFTSTPLSTYTTSSVPDSDSSSPNHQADPGSHGNSEISLHSSQLYELVEMQLTPTASIQDAQKWLLKNRFSSYARLFSHFSGSDLLKLTRDDLVQICGPADGIRLFNALKSRSVRPRLTVYVCQESAQESPLLERHASSENGDHSVSSSLHVYHALYLEELTAAELIRKMACVCSLPLGTINQVYRQGPTGIHILLSDQMVYNLPDESCFLISTVKDELGEGLHLILK, encoded by the exons ATGGCCTGGGTGCTGAAGATGGACGACGCCTCCATCGAGTCGGGGCTGGTGCACGACTTCGATGCCAGCCTGTCCGGCATCGGGCAGGAGCTGGGGGCCGGAGCCTACAGCATGAG cGATGTGCTGGCTCTGCCGATATTTAAGCAGGAGGACTCCAGCCTTCCTCCTGAAAGCGAGACCAAAAATCCCCCATTCCAGTATGTGCTGTGTGCCGCCACCTCGCCTGCCATCAAGCTGCACGACGAGACGCTCACATACCTGAACCAAG gccaGTCTTACGAGGTGCGTATGTTGGACAACAGGAAGCCAGAAGAGCTACCAGAGCTAACCAACAAGATGGTGAAG agcatAGTGCGTGTGGTGTTTCATGACCGCCGACTGCAGTACACAGAGCACCAGCAGCTGGAGGGCTGGAAGTGGAATCGTCCTGGCGACCGTCTCCTTGACATCG atATCCCTATGTCAGTGGGCATTGTGGAGCCGAAGACTCACCCCTCCCAGCTTAACGCGGCAGAGTTCCTGTGGGACATGAACAAAAGAacttctgtttttgtgcag GTGCACTGCATCAGCACAGAGTTCACCCCGAGGAAGCACGGCGGGGAGAAGGGCGTCCCCTTCAGGATCCAGTTTGACACGTTCGCCCAGGGAGACGTTGGGGAGTACACAGAGCACCTCCACTCTGCCTCCTGCCAAATCAAAGTCTTTAAG CCAAAGGGGGCGGACCGTAAGcaaaagacagacagggagaagatggagaaacGCACACCTCAAGAGAAGGAGAAGTACCAGCCTTCTTATGATACCACTATCCTGTCAGAG aCGAGGCTTGAACCCATCATAGAGGATGCGGGTGACCACGAGCTGAAAAAGTCCAGCAAGCGAACACTTCCCGCTGACTGTGGCGACTCCTTGGCCAAGAGAGGCAGT TGCTCCCCGTGGCCAGACGCCTACGTCAGCCCCAACCAGGCAGCTACTccctccttcacctccacccCGCTGTCCACCTACACAACCTCCTCAGTACCGGACAG TGACTCGTCCTCACCCAATCACCAGGCAGACCCTGGTAGCCATGGCAACTCGGAGATTAGCCTCCACTCTTCTCAACTGTATGAACTGGTGGAAAtg CAGTTGACCCCCACTGCCTCAATACAGGACGCACAGAAGTGGCTGCTGAAAAATCGCTTCAGCTCCTACGCACGGCTCTTCTCTCATTtctcag GTTCTGATTTGTTGAAGCTAACCCGGGACGACCTGGTCCAGATTTGTGGCCCAGCAGATGGGATCAGACTCTTCAATGCACTTAAATCCAG gtcAGTGCGTCCCAGGTTGACGGTGTACGTCTGTCAGGAGTCCGCCCAGGAGAGCCCCCTGCTGGAGAGACACGCCTCCAGTGAAAATGGAGATCACAGCGTTTCCTCTAGTTTACACG tgtATCATGCTCTGTACCTAGAGGAGCTCACAGCTGCAGAACTCATCCGCAAGATggcgtgtgtgtgcagcctTCCACTGGGTACCATCAACCAGGTGTACAGACAGGGTCCTACAGGGATACACATCCTGCTCAGCGACCAG ATGGTTTACAACTTGCCTGACGAGAGCTGTTTTTTGATCAGCACTGTCAAAG ATGAACTGGGCGAAGGACTCCATCTAATCCTGAAGTAG
- the ubp1 gene encoding upstream-binding protein 1 isoform X2, whose amino-acid sequence MLFWQPYTENFRVPEQRHDGGSYTRDVLALPIFKQEDSSLPPESETKNPPFQYVLCAATSPAIKLHDETLTYLNQGQSYEVRMLDNRKPEELPELTNKMVKSIVRVVFHDRRLQYTEHQQLEGWKWNRPGDRLLDIDIPMSVGIVEPKTHPSQLNAAEFLWDMNKRTSVFVQVHCISTEFTPRKHGGEKGVPFRIQFDTFAQGDVGEYTEHLHSASCQIKVFKPKGADRKQKTDREKMEKRTPQEKEKYQPSYDTTILSETRLEPIIEDAGDHELKKSSKRTLPADCGDSLAKRGSCSPWPDAYVSPNQAATPSFTSTPLSTYTTSSVPDSDSSSPNHQADPGSHGNSEISLHSSQLYELVEMQLTPTASIQDAQKWLLKNRFSSYARLFSHFSGSDLLKLTRDDLVQICGPADGIRLFNALKSRSVRPRLTVYVCQESAQESPLLERHASSENGDHSVSSSLHVYHALYLEELTAAELIRKMACVCSLPLGTINQVYRQGPTGIHILLSDQMVYNLPDESCFLISTVKDELGEGLHLILK is encoded by the exons cGATGTGCTGGCTCTGCCGATATTTAAGCAGGAGGACTCCAGCCTTCCTCCTGAAAGCGAGACCAAAAATCCCCCATTCCAGTATGTGCTGTGTGCCGCCACCTCGCCTGCCATCAAGCTGCACGACGAGACGCTCACATACCTGAACCAAG gccaGTCTTACGAGGTGCGTATGTTGGACAACAGGAAGCCAGAAGAGCTACCAGAGCTAACCAACAAGATGGTGAAG agcatAGTGCGTGTGGTGTTTCATGACCGCCGACTGCAGTACACAGAGCACCAGCAGCTGGAGGGCTGGAAGTGGAATCGTCCTGGCGACCGTCTCCTTGACATCG atATCCCTATGTCAGTGGGCATTGTGGAGCCGAAGACTCACCCCTCCCAGCTTAACGCGGCAGAGTTCCTGTGGGACATGAACAAAAGAacttctgtttttgtgcag GTGCACTGCATCAGCACAGAGTTCACCCCGAGGAAGCACGGCGGGGAGAAGGGCGTCCCCTTCAGGATCCAGTTTGACACGTTCGCCCAGGGAGACGTTGGGGAGTACACAGAGCACCTCCACTCTGCCTCCTGCCAAATCAAAGTCTTTAAG CCAAAGGGGGCGGACCGTAAGcaaaagacagacagggagaagatggagaaacGCACACCTCAAGAGAAGGAGAAGTACCAGCCTTCTTATGATACCACTATCCTGTCAGAG aCGAGGCTTGAACCCATCATAGAGGATGCGGGTGACCACGAGCTGAAAAAGTCCAGCAAGCGAACACTTCCCGCTGACTGTGGCGACTCCTTGGCCAAGAGAGGCAGT TGCTCCCCGTGGCCAGACGCCTACGTCAGCCCCAACCAGGCAGCTACTccctccttcacctccacccCGCTGTCCACCTACACAACCTCCTCAGTACCGGACAG TGACTCGTCCTCACCCAATCACCAGGCAGACCCTGGTAGCCATGGCAACTCGGAGATTAGCCTCCACTCTTCTCAACTGTATGAACTGGTGGAAAtg CAGTTGACCCCCACTGCCTCAATACAGGACGCACAGAAGTGGCTGCTGAAAAATCGCTTCAGCTCCTACGCACGGCTCTTCTCTCATTtctcag GTTCTGATTTGTTGAAGCTAACCCGGGACGACCTGGTCCAGATTTGTGGCCCAGCAGATGGGATCAGACTCTTCAATGCACTTAAATCCAG gtcAGTGCGTCCCAGGTTGACGGTGTACGTCTGTCAGGAGTCCGCCCAGGAGAGCCCCCTGCTGGAGAGACACGCCTCCAGTGAAAATGGAGATCACAGCGTTTCCTCTAGTTTACACG tgtATCATGCTCTGTACCTAGAGGAGCTCACAGCTGCAGAACTCATCCGCAAGATggcgtgtgtgtgcagcctTCCACTGGGTACCATCAACCAGGTGTACAGACAGGGTCCTACAGGGATACACATCCTGCTCAGCGACCAG ATGGTTTACAACTTGCCTGACGAGAGCTGTTTTTTGATCAGCACTGTCAAAG ATGAACTGGGCGAAGGACTCCATCTAATCCTGAAGTAG
- the ubp1 gene encoding upstream-binding protein 1 isoform X3, producing MAWVLKMDDASIESGLVHDFDASLSGIGQELGAGAYSMSDVLALPIFKQEDSSLPPESETKNPPFQYVLCAATSPAIKLHDETLTYLNQGQSYEVRMLDNRKPEELPELTNKMVKSIVRVVFHDRRLQYTEHQQLEGWKWNRPGDRLLDIDIPMSVGIVEPKTHPSQLNAAEFLWDMNKRTSVFVQVHCISTEFTPRKHGGEKGVPFRIQFDTFAQGDVGEYTEHLHSASCQIKVFKPKGADRKQKTDREKMEKRTPQEKEKYQPSYDTTILSECSPWPDAYVSPNQAATPSFTSTPLSTYTTSSVPDSDSSSPNHQADPGSHGNSEISLHSSQLYELVEMQLTPTASIQDAQKWLLKNRFSSYARLFSHFSGSDLLKLTRDDLVQICGPADGIRLFNALKSRSVRPRLTVYVCQESAQESPLLERHASSENGDHSVSSSLHVYHALYLEELTAAELIRKMACVCSLPLGTINQVYRQGPTGIHILLSDQMVYNLPDESCFLISTVKDELGEGLHLILK from the exons ATGGCCTGGGTGCTGAAGATGGACGACGCCTCCATCGAGTCGGGGCTGGTGCACGACTTCGATGCCAGCCTGTCCGGCATCGGGCAGGAGCTGGGGGCCGGAGCCTACAGCATGAG cGATGTGCTGGCTCTGCCGATATTTAAGCAGGAGGACTCCAGCCTTCCTCCTGAAAGCGAGACCAAAAATCCCCCATTCCAGTATGTGCTGTGTGCCGCCACCTCGCCTGCCATCAAGCTGCACGACGAGACGCTCACATACCTGAACCAAG gccaGTCTTACGAGGTGCGTATGTTGGACAACAGGAAGCCAGAAGAGCTACCAGAGCTAACCAACAAGATGGTGAAG agcatAGTGCGTGTGGTGTTTCATGACCGCCGACTGCAGTACACAGAGCACCAGCAGCTGGAGGGCTGGAAGTGGAATCGTCCTGGCGACCGTCTCCTTGACATCG atATCCCTATGTCAGTGGGCATTGTGGAGCCGAAGACTCACCCCTCCCAGCTTAACGCGGCAGAGTTCCTGTGGGACATGAACAAAAGAacttctgtttttgtgcag GTGCACTGCATCAGCACAGAGTTCACCCCGAGGAAGCACGGCGGGGAGAAGGGCGTCCCCTTCAGGATCCAGTTTGACACGTTCGCCCAGGGAGACGTTGGGGAGTACACAGAGCACCTCCACTCTGCCTCCTGCCAAATCAAAGTCTTTAAG CCAAAGGGGGCGGACCGTAAGcaaaagacagacagggagaagatggagaaacGCACACCTCAAGAGAAGGAGAAGTACCAGCCTTCTTATGATACCACTATCCTGTCAGAG TGCTCCCCGTGGCCAGACGCCTACGTCAGCCCCAACCAGGCAGCTACTccctccttcacctccacccCGCTGTCCACCTACACAACCTCCTCAGTACCGGACAG TGACTCGTCCTCACCCAATCACCAGGCAGACCCTGGTAGCCATGGCAACTCGGAGATTAGCCTCCACTCTTCTCAACTGTATGAACTGGTGGAAAtg CAGTTGACCCCCACTGCCTCAATACAGGACGCACAGAAGTGGCTGCTGAAAAATCGCTTCAGCTCCTACGCACGGCTCTTCTCTCATTtctcag GTTCTGATTTGTTGAAGCTAACCCGGGACGACCTGGTCCAGATTTGTGGCCCAGCAGATGGGATCAGACTCTTCAATGCACTTAAATCCAG gtcAGTGCGTCCCAGGTTGACGGTGTACGTCTGTCAGGAGTCCGCCCAGGAGAGCCCCCTGCTGGAGAGACACGCCTCCAGTGAAAATGGAGATCACAGCGTTTCCTCTAGTTTACACG tgtATCATGCTCTGTACCTAGAGGAGCTCACAGCTGCAGAACTCATCCGCAAGATggcgtgtgtgtgcagcctTCCACTGGGTACCATCAACCAGGTGTACAGACAGGGTCCTACAGGGATACACATCCTGCTCAGCGACCAG ATGGTTTACAACTTGCCTGACGAGAGCTGTTTTTTGATCAGCACTGTCAAAG ATGAACTGGGCGAAGGACTCCATCTAATCCTGAAGTAG